One Tamandua tetradactyla isolate mTamTet1 chromosome 20, mTamTet1.pri, whole genome shotgun sequence DNA segment encodes these proteins:
- the LOC143664866 gene encoding interferon-gamma-inducible GTPase 10-like, whose translation MGQLFSSTHSTPEAHFLASKTHEFSKYAKTGQSILSEDTITLIQAYLKNGNMPKAVSVINDALKDTENATLSIAVTGETGAGKSSFINALMGVGPEEEHAARTGIVETTMERAPYRHPKFHNVTFWDLPGMGSTNFPPQTYVEQMKFFEYDFFIIISATRFKKNDLYLVEEIKKMQKNFYFVRTKVDSDLENEKKCKPKSFNKEKILQMIQDDCQHNLKRANVKATHVFLVSSMDVSAYDFQDLVTTILKELPAHKRYISMLSLPHVTEVAIDQKRKSLQQKVWLEAIKSGAVSIIPFVGIIRDYDVEKLKGKLTCYRSYFGLDDASLKKLAEDLHVPLEQLKACIQSPHLLSVENKDESLGEKLLKYTEIFCSANGGLAASGLYFRKTYYLHAYFLDVVASDAKTLLKNPELFTEKVDPPGNNNTMYLEIKERN comes from the coding sequence ATGGGTCAGTTATTCTCCTCCACTCACTCTACCCCAGAGGCTCACTTCCTGGCTTCCAAAACTcatgaattttcaaaatatgcCAAGACAGGACAGTCAATCCTCTCTGAGGACACCATCACTTTGATTCAAGCCTATTTGAAGAACGGGAACATGCCAAAGGCAGTTTCTGTCATTAATGATGCTTTGAAAGACACTGAGAATGCCACACTGAGCATTGCTGTGACAGGGGAGACAGGGGCAGGAAAGTCCAGTTTCATCAATGCCCTGATGGGTGTGGGACCTGAGGAAGAACATGCGGCTAGAACTGGGATAGTAGAAACAACGATGGAGAGAGCGCCTTATAGACATCCGAAATTCCATAATGTGACCTTTTGGGATCTGCCTGGAATGGGGTCCACTAACTTCCCACCACAAACATATGTGGAGCAAATGAAATTTTTTGAGTAcgatttttttattatcatttcagCAACACgcttcaaaaaaaatgatttatacctggttgaagaaattaagaaaatgcagaaaaatttcTACTTTGTTCGAACAAAAGTGGACAGTgacttagaaaatgaaaaaaagtgtaAACCCAAGAGCTTTAATAAGGAGAAAATTCTACAAATGATTCAAGACGACTGTCAGCACAATCTGAAAAGGGCCAATGTGAAGGCGACTCATGTCTTCTTAGTCTCCAGCATGGATGTGTCTGCCTATGATTTCCAAGACCTGGTGACCACCATTCTGAAGGAGCTCCCAGCTCACAAGCGCTACATCTCCATGCTCTCCCTGCCCCATGTTACTGAGGTGGCCATTGATCAGAAGAGGAAATCCCTGCAGCAGAAGGTCTGGCTTGAGGCCATTAAATCTGGAGCAGTTTCCATAATCCCTTTTGTGGGCATCATAAGAGATTATGACGTGGAGAAACTGAAGGGCAAGTTAACCTGCTATAGGTCTTACTTTGGGCTGGATGATGCATCTCTCAAAAAGTTGGCTGAGGATTTGCATGTGCCCTTGGAACAGCTCAAGGCATGCATTCAGTCTCCCCATTTGCTGTCAGTGGAGAACAAAGATGAGTCCTTAGGGGAAAAGCTGTTGAAATATACTGAGATATTTTGCTCAGCCAATGGGGGACTAGCTGCTTCTGGTCTTTACTTCAGAAAAACCTATTATTTGCACGCTTATTTCCTTGATGTTGTGGCAAGCGATGCTAAAACTCTCCTTAAAAACCCTGAGCTTTTCACAGAAAAGGTGGACCCTCCTGGTAATAATAACACCATGTATTTGGAAATAAAGGAGAGAAATTGA